A segment of the Streptomyces diastaticus subsp. diastaticus genome:
CGACCTCGACGTCCAGCGGCGGCTCGGTCTCCTCGGGGACCTCCCGGAGGTGCAGACCGCCCGCCTCGTCGATGTGGCCGACGGCCGCGAAGTTCTCCTCCACCAGCAGCAGCGAGACCCGGCGCTCGGCGACCATCGTCCACACCTCGGGCAGGCCGCCGGCGAACCGTTTGGCGCTGCGGGCGTCGTCGAGCGCGGCCATGTCCTGGCGGACCAGTTCCCCGGCCCACTTCTCACGCGCGGGGACGAGCCGCTCGGAGAGCTTCGGCCCGCTGTCCGTGTCCTGCCCCGCCAGCTCGACGCGTCCGGCCGGCCGGGAGGCGTGCCGGGAGGTCGCGTCGAAGCGGGAGAGCACCTCCACCCCGCCGACCACGAACAGCGGCAGCGGCTGGGCGTCCAGCGCCCGGCTGAGCCGTTCGTCCACGTCGCTCATGTACTGCCGCAGCCGCTCGTCGCGGATGGCGCTGGGGCTGCGTCCGTAGAGCGGGCCCGGGACGGCGTCCTCGGGGTCGGGGATCTGCGGCGGCGCGGGGAAGCCGTGGTCCTCGACCTCCGTCAGCCGTTCCCCCTCGCCGATCCACAGGCGGCACATCTCCTGGTCGAGGACGAGCACGTAGTACGGGCGGGCGTGCAGGCGGGCGGAGACCAGCGAGCGGGTGAGGTAGGTGTCGGAGAAGACGATCCGGGTGGGCACCTCCACGGGGGTGGTGAGCTGCCACGTCCGGAGCTCCTCACCGGGGGACACCAGCAGGAGCAGCCCGTCCCCGGCGTAGACGATGTCCTCGAAGTCGCGGAAGGTCTCCTCGCTCAGCTTCCCCTCCAGTTCCAGCCGGGCGTCGCGCTCCACCTGGGGGTCCTCCCGCAGGCGTTTGCGGGCCTCGGAGAGGAGGTTGCGCAGCCGGATGAAGTCCTGGTCGCGCTCGGGGCGGGCCCGGTGCGTCGGCATGAGCAGCGAGACCGCCGGGTAGGGCCGGGGCCTGCGCAACTCCTTCAGCACGGCCGGGGTCAGTTCGCTGGTGTGCATCGACGGCTCCCAGTGCGCTATCGGCGAAAGGTCCACTCCAGGGGAACACCGGCGGGGTGATCCCGCGACTCGCGTGCCCGGCGGCCGGGAGGGAAAACGTGCCGCCCGTACCGCCCGCCGGGCACCACGCGTGAGTGACACTGGACAGGTGAGAACCCAGGACACCGCCTTCGTCGGAGGGCCGCTGGACGGCCGCGTACTGCCCGTCGTGACCGGGCTGACCGGCCAGGTCCCCGCCCGCTACGAGGTGCCGGTCCCGGAGGGCGAGACCCTCGTCTACCTCCGCGAACCGGCCGCCCGCGGACGGCGCACCGGCATCGTGCGCGGCTGGATGTACGTGTACGCGCCCGACACCCCGCCCGGCGGGCACCGGGTGCGGTGGCCCTGGTCGAGGCGGACCGGCCGCGACTGACCCGGGCCCGGTGCGGCGGAACGGGTGACTGCGCCCCCGGGGTGGACCAGCAGCGGGCGCGGACCGGCCCCGGCACGGCCAGGCTCACGGGTACGGGGGCGGAGGGCCCGCCCCGCTCGGGAGGTGCGCGGGTGTCGGGCAGATGGAGGGCCGCGGCGACCGCGGCCCTGGCGGCGATGGCGCTGGGAGCGGCACCGGGGGCTCCGGCGGCCCCCGATCCGGCGGGCGGCAGCCCCGCCCAGCTGCTGACGGAGCTTCAGCGGCTCCACCGGGAGCTGGGCGAGGCGACCGAGACGTATCAGGCGACCGCCCGGACCCTCGCCGAGCGTCGCGCCCGCAACAAGCGTCTCGGTACCGGTCTGGCCAAGGCCAGGATCGCGCTGGCCGAGGGGCGGGACGCGGCGGGGCAGCTGGCGCGGCGGCAGTACCAGGGCGTCGTGGAGGTCCCCCCCACACTCCGGCTGCTGCTGGCCGCCGACGCGCAGGGCGCCCTCGACCAGGAGCACGTGCTGCGCCGGGCCGCCCGTGACCGGGTGGCGACGGTGCGGCGGCTGGCCGTCGCCGAGCGGCGTGCCTCGGGGCTGGCCCGCGAGGCGCGGGCGGCCCTCGACGAGGAGCAGGTCCTGGCGGCCCGGCAGCGCGGCCAGCACCGGGCGGCACGAAAGAAGCTGGACGAGGTGACGGCGCTGGTCTCCTCCCTCTCCCCGGACCAGCTCGCCGAGGTGGACGGGCTGGAGGCGGAACGCGGCGAGGAGGCCCGGCGGGACCTGGTCGCGGCCGGCGGCCTCAGCTCGGCCTCCGCGGCGCCGACCCGGCGCGGGGAGCGGGCGGTGCGGTTCGCGGTGGACCAGATCGGCAAGCCGTACGTGTGGGGCGCCGAGGGCCCGGACTCCTACGACTGCTCGGGACTGACCCAGCGGGCCTGGGCGTCGGCGGGCACCGGGGTACCGCGCACCAGCCAGGAGCAGTGGGCCGGACTGGACCGGGTCCCGCTGCGCGAACTGCGCCCCGGCGACCTGGTCGTGTACTTCCCCGAGGCCACCCACGTCGCCCTCTACCTAGGCGACGGCCTGGTCGTCCACGCCCCCCGCCCCGGCGCCGACGTCAAGGTCTCCCCCGTCGCAGCAAACCCGGTCCTCGGCGCGGTCCGCCCCGACCCGGACGGCCCCCCGGTCCCGGAGTACGAGCCGCCGGCCCTGCCGGAGGGGGCGCGCGACGGGGCGGACACGGGGTACGCCGAGGAGACGGCGCCGGAGGGCTGAGACGCCCCACGCCTCTTCCCGGCCGTACGTCGGGTGGGCGGGACCGGCCTTCGGCACGGTGGGTCGGCCAGCTCCCGTGCCGGGGGCGCGAGGGCGGCTCCGGTACCGGACCGCGGGACGCCCCTGCCGGCGGTCAGCGGGGCCGGCTTGAGGATGATCCGGTCGATCTCCGCGTGGAGCGAGCCGGCCGGCTTGCCGCCGCCGACCAGCCAGCGGTCCCTGCCCTCCTCCCCCTCGACGGCGTCGCCCAGCTCGACGGCCTCGCCGGGGGCCTGCTCCGGCGCGGTGGAGAAGACCAGGTGGCGCAGGCGCGGGTAGGTGTCGTCGGTCCGGCCGCGAGCACCGTGTCGTGGCAGGCGCGCCCTTCGAGCACGGTGTCGACACCCCGGCGGGCACGGCGGTCGTCCCGGAGGCCGGGGGACCCGCTCGGCACCGGCCCTGAGGTACGCCGGGAGCCGCCCCCCGGGACGTTCCGGTGGGCGGCTCCTCGCGTGGTGCCCGGGTGCTCGGGTCAGGCGGCGTCCGCCTGGGCCACCTCGGCCAGGTACGCCTCCGTCTTCTCCGGGTCGAAGAAGAAGTTCTCGAAGTCGGCCGGGTTGTCGAAACCGTTGGCGAAGCGGTCGGCGACCTGCTGGTACCTCATGCCGGAGCCGATCAGCTTCAGCACGTGCTCCGGCGCGGTGCCGAGCATGGCGTTGGTCCACTTCACGACGTGCCGGGCGGTCTCCCAGTAACCGTCGAAGGTGGCCTGCATCCACTCCTCGTCGAACGGGCGGTCACCGCGTTCGAGGATCGAGGAGAGGTAGGAGGCGGCGCACTTGGAGGCCGAGTTGGAGCCCTGTCCGGTGACCGGGTCGTTGGCGACGACCACGTCCGCCACGCCGAGGACCAGGCCGCCCGAGGGGAGGCGGCCGACCGGCTTGCGGACGGTCGGGGCGTACCGGCCGGCCAGCGTGCCGCCGGCGTCGGTCAGCTCGACCTGGGTGGAGCGCGCGTACTCCCAGGGCAGGAACTTCTCCAGCAGCTCCAGGGTGAGCGCCAGGTGTTCGGAGGGGTCCTTGACGCCCTGGAAGGCGTCGAGGGGTCCGCCGGGTATGCCCTCCCAGAACAGGATGTCGGCCCGTCCGGAGAGGGTGTACGTCGGCATGACGAAGAGTTCGCCGACACCGGGCACCAGGTTGCAGCGGACCGCGTCGAACTCCGGGTGCTCGGGGCGCGGGCCCATACCGTGCACGTAGGCCACGGACAGGGCGCGCTGCGGGGTGCTGAACGGGGAGCGCTCGGCGTCCCGCTCGAACATGGAGACCAGTTCGCCCTTGCCCGCGGAGACCATGACCAGGTCGTAGGCGCGGGCGAAGTAGTCGAGGTCGGAGACGGCGGCGCCGTGGATGACGACCTGTCCGCCGCGCTCGGCGAAGGTCTCCATCCAGCCGGCCATCTTCACCCGCTGGTCCACCGACTGGGCGTGGCCGTCGAGCATGCCGACCCAGTCCACGGCGCGCGAGGAGTCGGGGGCGGCCACGGAGACGCCGAGTCCCTTGATCTTCGGGGCCTGGGACTCCCAGAAGTTGGCCTGTATGTCCCGCTCGTGCTGGAGGGCGGTGTGGAACATGCACTGGGTCGACATGACCCGTCCGGTCCGGATCTCGTCCGCGGTGCGGTTCGACATGAGGGTGACCTCGTAGCCGTTCGCCTGGAGCCCCAGGGCGAGCTGGAGCCCGGACTGGCCGGCTCCGACGATCAGTATTCTCCGCATGGCGGGTTCTCCTTGCGTCGCGCGCGCCGCGGCTGCTCCGCCGCGGCGCGCCTGCTGCTATTCCGGGGTGACGTCGAGCGCGTGGCCGACCAGCGCGAGCAGCGTCTCGACGGCCGAGACCCGCATGCGGGCGTCCATGACGATCACAGGGATCTGCGGCGGCACTGTCAAGGCCTCCCGCACGTCATCGGGCTCGAACTTGGTACTCCCGTCGAAGTGGTTGACGGCGACGACGTACGGCAGCCCGCAGCTCTCGAAGTAGTCGAGGGCCGGGAAGCAGTCGGAGAGCCGCCGGGTGTCGGCGAGGACCACGGCGCCGATGGCGCCGCGCACCAGGTCGTCCCACATGAACCAGAACCGCTGCTGCCCCGGTGTGCCGAACAGGTACAGGACCAGGTCGTCGTCGAGGGTGATGCGGCCGAAGTCCATGGCGACGGTGGTCGTCGTCTTGTCCGGTGTCTCGGTGAGGTCGTCGGTCTCCTCGCTGGCCTGCGTCATCAACGCCTCGGTCTGCAGGGGAGTGATCTCCGAGACCGTCGTGACGAGCGTCGTCTTGCCGACACCGAAACCGCCCGCCACCACGATCTTGGTGGCTATGGGGGCCCGGGTCTTGTCCCGCTGCCACGGCTGGAGGGTCTCCTCCGACTCGTCGGCGGGGAGGAGGTCAGAGACGGCGGAGTCCATTCAGCACCCTTTCGAGCAGTGCGCGATCGGGCTGGCCCGGGCCGTGCCCGTTGCCGTACACGCGGATCTTTCCCTGATCGGCGAGGTCGCTCAGGAGCACCCTCACCACGCCGAGCGGCATCTTCAGCAGCGCCGCGATCTCCGCGACGGTGCGCATGCGGCGGCAGAGCGCCACGATCGCCTGCGTCTCGGGCATGATCCGGGCCAGGCCGAAGGTGCCGTTCGGCAGTTCCTTGCGCTCCTCGGGTGCCTCCAGAGCGGCGACGAAGGTCTCCACGAGCAGGACGTGCCCGAACCGTGTGCGCCCGCCGGTCAGTGAGTACGGGCGGACGCGGCCGGGTTTGCGGTCCCCGCCCCGGCGGGGCAACTTGGCGGTGCTCACTTGGCGCTCTCCATCGACTGGCGAAGTTCACTGCGGAGTTCGGGGGTGAGCACGTGCCCGGCCCGGCCCACGAACAGCGCCATGTGGTAGGCGACGACGTTCATGTCGCAGTCGGGGGTGGCGTGGACGCCGAGCAGCGAGCCGTCGCTGATGGACATGACGAAGAGGCTGCCCTCCTCCATCGCGACCATCGTCTGCTTGACGTCGCCCGCGTCCATGAGCTTCGACGCCCCGATGGTGAGACTGCCGACACCGGAGACGATGGTGGCGAGGTCGGCGCTGGAGCCTTTCGGACCCTGCGGGGTCTCTCTCTGCTCGGGCTCGTTTCTCCCCGGGTCGGAGGAGAGCAGCATCAGCCCGTCGGAGGAGACCACCGCGACCGAATTGAGGCCCGGCACCTCCTCCACGAGGTTGGTCAGCAGCCAGTGCAGGTTCCGTGCTTCTGAGCTGAGACCGTTCTGACGGGAAGTAGCGGATGTCGGACTGGACGCAGTCAACTGCGAGCCTCCTCGGCTGAGTCCCCCTGAGCTTCACCGGTTGGTCCTGCCAGGTCCGGCTGCTCCGCGATCTCTGCTTCGACATCGCGGCGGCCGGCCTGGGCCCCCGAGTGGAATCCGCCGAGCCGGCGCCGCAGTTTCTCGGCGTCGACGCCACCGGCGCGCTTCTTCGGCGCGGCGGCCGGGGCGGTCAGCTTCGGGGTGCGCTTGGGCAGTCCCTTGTCCGTGACCCGCTCGGCGGGTTCGGCGGGCTGCTGGTCGAGGGCCGGCCTGGGGGCCGGCACGGAGTCGGACGGGGCGGCTGCCTCGTCCGGGGTGCGCTCGTGCGCGTCGGGCCCTATCGCGTACGGGCCCGGGACGGCGGGCCCGGCGGCTTCGCGGGGCTCCTCGGCGGCGGTCCTGCCGCCCGCCTCCCGCTCGTCCTGGCCGGCCTCGTCGGCGGCGTCCGCCAGGTCCTGGGCGGGCTGCTCGCGGCGCGGGGACGGGAGGTACAGCTCCATCGTCGTCTCGGGCGACGCCTGGGCCTTCGCCTCGGCCGGGGCGGCGTCGGCGTCAGGGCCCGCGTCGGCGTCCGCCTCGCCGCTCTCCTCGTCCTGCCGCGCGGCGGTGTCCCGGGGGCCCGCCCCGGCGTCGGTCGCCACCGGAGCGGCCTCGTCCCCGGTGGACCCGGCCGGCGTGTCCCGCGTGGGCGCGCCCGGCTCCTCACCGTTGGACCGGGCAGGTTCGTCCTCGGCCGGGGCGGCGGCCTCGTCGTTCTCCTCGCCCGGGGCGGCCTGCCCCGCCTCGGCCCGGGCCTCGGCCTCGTCCCGGGCCCGTACGGCCCGTTCGGCTGCGGCGATGACCCGGTCGGTGGTGCCACGGGCCGGGGTGTCCTCGTCCGGGGTGTCCTCGTCCGGGGTGTCCCGGCGCGGGGCGGGCAGGACGTTCGAGTTGGCCTCGGCGTCCGCGCCGGCCAGCTGGACCGGGGCCGAGCCGCCGGAGGCGTCGGCGGAGGCGGGCAGGGTGCCCGAGGGGGCGGCGGCCAGGATCGACTTGGGCAGCACCACGACGCTGGTGACGCCGCCCTGCTGCTGGGTGCGGAGCTGGACGCGGATGCCGTGCCGGGCCGCGATCCGGGCCACCACGTACAGGCCGAGTCCGAGTCCGCCGTCGCCGTCCGGCTCGTAGAGGCCGTCGGTACCGACGCGGGCGAGGCGCTTGTTGAGTTCGGCGAGGCGCTCCTCGGACATCCCGATGCCCTCGTCCTGCACGGAGAGCATCACCTCGCCGCTCTCCAGCAGCCAGCCGGAGACCTCGACCTGGGCGTCCGGCGGGGAGAACGAGGTGGCGTTCTCCATCAGCTCGGCGAGCAGGTGGCTGAGGTCGTCGGCGGCGAAGCCCGCGAGGTGCGCGTGCGGGGGCAGCGCGGAGATGCGGATGCGCTCGTACCGCTCGGTCTCGCTGACGGCGGCGCGGGCGACGTCGACCAGCGGGACGGGGCCCGCGTGGCTGTGGCCGTGCTCGGCGCCCGCGAGGACCAGCAGGTTCTCGCTGTGGCGGCGCATCACGGTGGCGAAGTGGTCGAGCTTGAAGAGGGTGGCGAGGCGGTCCGGGTCCTGCTCGCTGTCCTCCAGGTTCTCGATGACCGTCAGCTGGCGCTCGACGAGACCGAGCGAGCGCAGCGCCAGGTTGACGAAGGTGCCGTGGATGGACTGGCGGGCCCGTTCCAGGTGGGCGGTGGAGGCGGCCAGCTCCTTGCGGAGGGCGTCGCGCTCCTCGGCCATCGAGACCCGCTCGCCGACCAGGTGCTTGCGGTCGGTCTCCAGGCCGGTGAGCCGCTCGTGCAGCCCGGCCAGGTGGGCGTGCAGGGCGTTGACGGAGCGCACCACCTCGGCGAACTCGTCGTTGCGGCCGGTGAACTTGAGGGGCTCCTCGCCCGCCGGGTCGGCGGCGAGGCGGGCGGTGCCCAGGCGCAGCACGGCCAGCGGCCGGGTCAGCGAGCGGGCCATGCCCATGCTCATGCCGACGGCCAGCAGCAGGCAGAGGCCGACGAGGCCGATCTGGACCTCCAGCGCCAGCACGTCCTCGTCGCGCTGCTCGGCGAGCTGCCCGGTGCGCGCCGCCGCCAGCGCGTTCTCCACCCCGCGCATCTGCTCGATACGGGCGGTCAGGGCGGCGTCGACCTTGGCGGGCTTGAGCGCGGCGTCCTCCTCGGAGAGGGTCGGCGCACCGGTGAGCCGCGCCAGGTACTTCTCGGCGGTGGTCACCTCGGGCCCGCTGACCGTGTTCCGGTACGAGGCCTTGTTCTCCGGGGAGGCGCCCCGTTCGAACGCCGCCAGCGCGGCCCGCTCGGCGACCTGCGCCTGCTGGGCGGCGGCGCTGAGCGCGTCACGGGTCCGGGTCTCCTCGGCGGTCCCGGCCTGGGTCTGCACGGGCAGGCCGGTGGCGGGGTCGATGCCGGTCTGCGAGGTGCTGCTCGGCACGGCGAGGGCGGCCAGCAGCAGGCCCCGGGTGGCGGTGGCCTGCTCGACGGCCCGGTCGAGGTCGGTGAGGGCGAGCCGGCCGGGACCGCTGCGGGTGGGGAGCTTGGCGACCAGCTCCTGCGCGGTGCCGTGGAGTTCGTCGATCGCGGTGGCGTACGCGTTGTGCGCGTCGAGGGCGTCGCCCTTGCCGGTCAGCGCCTGGCGGCGGACCGAACCGATGGTGTCCAGGGTCTCCCGCAGGGTGTGCGGGGCGCCCTCGCGGATCTCCTCGATCTGCCGGTCGACCCGGGAGCTGCGCTTCTCGGAGAGGCCGCTGCCCTCGGGGCGGCCGGCCGCGATGTACGCGGTGACCTCGTCACGCTCGTCGGCCAGCGAGTGGGAGAGCGTCACCGCCTGCTGGGTGAGTTCGGAGAACTCGACCAGTTCCTGGGCGTCCGTCGCCTGCCCGGAGGCGGCGACGACCGAGGGGACGCCGGCGCCCGCGACAGCGGCCGCGACGACCGCGACAGCGATGATCAGGCGGTTCCGCACGCGGGCCTTGCGTGCGGGACGGGCGGCGGCTTCGGGAGTCGGGGCGGAAGCGTCCGACTGGTTGCCCGTCCGGCCGTCCTTGTCCCGAGACCTCTTCTTCTGCACCGGTGCTCGCATTCTTGACTCGTCTACCCAAGGGCCCGGGTGACGTCCTGTCAGCACGAGCTCCCTTCCGGAACGGCTCTCGACCCTCCCAGTGCGTGTGAGCAGTGGTCGCGCATCGTCTGCCGGGCCACCCGAAGGAGTGAACATCGACCGGGAGTTGGCGGGCAAGTCTCCCCCTCCCCCGCTGACGACGCACACGGGGCGCCGGTTGGACGTTACCCGTCCGCTTTGGCAGGATGCCCCGCCCCCGTGGAGCCAGAGTCGATCATTCCAGGGAAAACCCGGCGGCGCGGCCGAGCGTGCGTCACCTCCCGCCGCGGCCAGAGCCCATCATGCAGACTGTGCCGGTGCACATCGACCTGACAACGGAACCCGGGGCCCCGGATCACCCGAACGAGGACTACTGCTCGGTCGCGCTTCCCGCACTCGGGCACGGCGGTTGCCTCGTACTCCTGGACGGCGTCACACCGCCTGCCGGGGACGACGGGTGCGTGCACTCGGTGCACTGGTTCACCGCGCGGCTCGGCGGAGCACTGGGTGAACTGTCCGTTTCCCGCCGGGACATGACGCTCGAAGAGATTCTGGCGGAGGGGGTCGCGCGTACCGCCGAAGCGCACAGTTCAACCTGTGACCTTTCTCACCCCCGGACGCCGCAGGCGACCGTGGTGCTGGCGCGCTGGGACGAGGAGAGCGTCCAGCACCTCGTCCTCTCCGACTCCACGCTCCTGCTCGAACGCGCCGACGGGGCGCTCGTCCCGGTCCAGGACGAGCGCCTCGACACGCTCCCCTCCCCGGTCCCCGAACTGCGGGCAGCCGTGCGGGCCCTGCCCGACCACACCCCGTTGCCGCAACGCGAGGCGGCCGTACGGGAGTACATGGACGCCGTGGAGTCCCTCCGCAACACCGACGAGGGCTTCCACACGGCGGCGGCCGATCCCGCCGTCGCCCGGCTCGCCGTCACCGGCAGCACACCCCGCGCGGACCTCCGCTCCCTGACGGCGCTCACCGACGGCGCCACCCGCTGGGTCGACCGCTTCGGCGGGACCTGGGCGGGCACCCTGGACCTCGTCCGCACCCGCGGCACGGCCCACCTCGTCCAGGCCGTCCGCGACCTGGAACACGCCGTCCCGTACCCCCGCGGCAAACGCCACGACGACGCCACGGCGGTGCACGTGGTCCTCTGAGGCACCGGACGGCTCCCAGGGCCCGGCTCCGCCCCGAGCACGCTCGCCGTCCCCGGCGGAGCCACGGCCCACCCGGGGCCCGACCGCCGCTCAGGGCCACCTCCTCCCAGACGCTTACGAGCCGCGCGGCCCGGCCGGCGCTTGAGCCGCACGAAAGCCCGGCCGGCGCCCGAGGCCGTCGGTGACGGCCGGCGGCCGGGTCGCCGGCCGTGCGAACAGCCGATCGCCCCCGGGCCCGGCCCCGCCCGGCGCTTGGCACCACCCGCTCCCCGGCCCGGCCGGCGTGCACGGGGCCGGGCCGCGCACGCCCGGCCCCGTCGACGGACCAGCGCGCGGCCCCGGTCAGTCGGGGTCGGTCAGCACCCCGTTGAGCCTGCCGAGAAGCCGGGCCAGCTCCCCCACGTCCCGCCGGTCCCAGTCGGCGAGCCGGCGCACGTAGACCCCCCGCCGGGCCGCGGCCACCGCGGCCACCCGCTCCGCCCCCAGCGGCGTCACCCGCAAGAGGGACGCCCGCCGGTCCGCCGGGTCCGCCGTCCGGTCGATGAGGCCGAGTTCCCCCATCCCTCCGAGCTGCCTGCTGATGGTGGCCTTCCCGACGCCCATGTAGGCGGCGAGGTCGGTGGCGCGCTGGGGCCCGCCCTCGATGAGCCGTACCAGGAGGCCGTAGGCGGCGGGCTCCAGTCGGGGGTGGACCGCCCTGGCCAGTTCCCGCTGCCCGGCTCTGGCCCGCCGGAAGAGGAGGGAGAGTTCGCGCTCCAGGGTCAGGAACTCCGTGTCCGCCTCGCCGTCAACACCCATGTACCGATTTCCGTCCCTGAAAGATTTCCCCGCGCCGGGGCCGGTCTCCCAGCTTGGCGCAGTCCGCCGCAGGAGTAGACCACCGGCGGCCCGGCGACCCCCTTCCGCGCCGGGGTCCACGCGCGTAGCTTTCATGCGGCATGCACACGTCAGACCTTCCCCCCTCGACACCCTCGGAGGCCCCCCATGCCCGTCCGCAGACCCGGAGTCCGACGTTCCCGCTTCACCGCGGCCGGGGTCCTCCTCGCCGCCCTCTCCCTGCTGGTGACCCTGCCCTCGGCCGCGCACGCCGCGGACCGGCCCGAGCGGGGCGAGGCGTACATGGGCATGGGCGTGATCGAGCACGACGGGCAGAGCGGCGCCCCCGGCGTCTCACCGCTCGCCGAGCAGACCGAGGGCGTGGACGTCTCCAGCCACCAGGGCAACGTCGACTGGGGCGCCCTGTGGAACAGCGGCGTCAAGTGGTCGTACGTGAAGGCCACCGAGGGCACGTACTACAGGAACGAGTACTTCTCGCAGCAGTACACCGGCAGCTACAACGTGGGCATGATCCGCGGCTCGTACCATTTCGCGACGCCCAACACCACGAGCGGCGCCGCCCAGGCCAACTTCTTCGTGGACAACGGCGGCGGCTGGTCCCGCGACGGCAAGACCCTGCCCGGCGTGCTGGACATCGAGTGGAACCCGTACGGCGACCAGTGCTACGGCCTGAGCCAGTCGGCGATGGTCAACTGGATCCGCGACTTCACCAACACCTACAAGGCGCGCACCGGCCGCGACGCGGTCATCTACACCGCGACGAGCTGGTGGACCGCCTGCACCGGCAACTACGCGGGCTTCGGCTCCACCAACCCGCTCTGGGTCGCCCGGTACGCCTCCTCGGTGGGCACGCTCCCGGCCGGCTGGGGCTTCTACACGATCTGGCAGTACACCTCCACCGGCCCGATCGTCGGTGACCACAACCACTTCAACGGCGCGTACGACCGGGTCCAGGCGCTCGCCAACGGCTGAGCCCGAGCGGCCGCACGCCCCGCTTCCACGCACGCCGAAGAGGCCCGGTGACCTGGTCACCGGGCCTCTTCCGGCTCCGGCGCGAGGGTGCGGA
Coding sequences within it:
- a CDS encoding lysozyme; its protein translation is MPVRRPGVRRSRFTAAGVLLAALSLLVTLPSAAHAADRPERGEAYMGMGVIEHDGQSGAPGVSPLAEQTEGVDVSSHQGNVDWGALWNSGVKWSYVKATEGTYYRNEYFSQQYTGSYNVGMIRGSYHFATPNTTSGAAQANFFVDNGGGWSRDGKTLPGVLDIEWNPYGDQCYGLSQSAMVNWIRDFTNTYKARTGRDAVIYTATSWWTACTGNYAGFGSTNPLWVARYASSVGTLPAGWGFYTIWQYTSTGPIVGDHNHFNGAYDRVQALANG
- a CDS encoding baeRF3 domain-containing protein produces the protein MHTSELTPAVLKELRRPRPYPAVSLLMPTHRARPERDQDFIRLRNLLSEARKRLREDPQVERDARLELEGKLSEETFRDFEDIVYAGDGLLLLVSPGEELRTWQLTTPVEVPTRIVFSDTYLTRSLVSARLHARPYYVLVLDQEMCRLWIGEGERLTEVEDHGFPAPPQIPDPEDAVPGPLYGRSPSAIRDERLRQYMSDVDERLSRALDAQPLPLFVVGGVEVLSRFDATSRHASRPAGRVELAGQDTDSGPKLSERLVPAREKWAGELVRQDMAALDDARSAKRFAGGLPEVWTMVAERRVSLLLVEENFAAVGHIDEAGGLHLREVPEETEPPLDVEVGLAAETDIVDTLIETALDGDAQVRFVPDGTLAEDGGVAAVVRY
- a CDS encoding GTP-binding protein, yielding MDSAVSDLLPADESEETLQPWQRDKTRAPIATKIVVAGGFGVGKTTLVTTVSEITPLQTEALMTQASEETDDLTETPDKTTTTVAMDFGRITLDDDLVLYLFGTPGQQRFWFMWDDLVRGAIGAVVLADTRRLSDCFPALDYFESCGLPYVVAVNHFDGSTKFEPDDVREALTVPPQIPVIVMDARMRVSAVETLLALVGHALDVTPE
- a CDS encoding sensor histidine kinase, whose product is MRAPVQKKRSRDKDGRTGNQSDASAPTPEAAARPARKARVRNRLIIAVAVVAAAVAGAGVPSVVAASGQATDAQELVEFSELTQQAVTLSHSLADERDEVTAYIAAGRPEGSGLSEKRSSRVDRQIEEIREGAPHTLRETLDTIGSVRRQALTGKGDALDAHNAYATAIDELHGTAQELVAKLPTRSGPGRLALTDLDRAVEQATATRGLLLAALAVPSSTSQTGIDPATGLPVQTQAGTAEETRTRDALSAAAQQAQVAERAALAAFERGASPENKASYRNTVSGPEVTTAEKYLARLTGAPTLSEEDAALKPAKVDAALTARIEQMRGVENALAAARTGQLAEQRDEDVLALEVQIGLVGLCLLLAVGMSMGMARSLTRPLAVLRLGTARLAADPAGEEPLKFTGRNDEFAEVVRSVNALHAHLAGLHERLTGLETDRKHLVGERVSMAEERDALRKELAASTAHLERARQSIHGTFVNLALRSLGLVERQLTVIENLEDSEQDPDRLATLFKLDHFATVMRRHSENLLVLAGAEHGHSHAGPVPLVDVARAAVSETERYERIRISALPPHAHLAGFAADDLSHLLAELMENATSFSPPDAQVEVSGWLLESGEVMLSVQDEGIGMSEERLAELNKRLARVGTDGLYEPDGDGGLGLGLYVVARIAARHGIRVQLRTQQQGGVTSVVVLPKSILAAAPSGTLPASADASGGSAPVQLAGADAEANSNVLPAPRRDTPDEDTPDEDTPARGTTDRVIAAAERAVRARDEAEARAEAGQAAPGEENDEAAAPAEDEPARSNGEEPGAPTRDTPAGSTGDEAAPVATDAGAGPRDTAARQDEESGEADADAGPDADAAPAEAKAQASPETTMELYLPSPRREQPAQDLADAADEAGQDEREAGGRTAAEEPREAAGPAVPGPYAIGPDAHERTPDEAAAPSDSVPAPRPALDQQPAEPAERVTDKGLPKRTPKLTAPAAAPKKRAGGVDAEKLRRRLGGFHSGAQAGRRDVEAEIAEQPDLAGPTGEAQGDSAEEARS
- a CDS encoding C40 family peptidase; this encodes MALGAAPGAPAAPDPAGGSPAQLLTELQRLHRELGEATETYQATARTLAERRARNKRLGTGLAKARIALAEGRDAAGQLARRQYQGVVEVPPTLRLLLAADAQGALDQEHVLRRAARDRVATVRRLAVAERRASGLAREARAALDEEQVLAARQRGQHRAARKKLDEVTALVSSLSPDQLAEVDGLEAERGEEARRDLVAAGGLSSASAAPTRRGERAVRFAVDQIGKPYVWGAEGPDSYDCSGLTQRAWASAGTGVPRTSQEQWAGLDRVPLRELRPGDLVVYFPEATHVALYLGDGLVVHAPRPGADVKVSPVAANPVLGAVRPDPDGPPVPEYEPPALPEGARDGADTGYAEETAPEG
- a CDS encoding MarR family winged helix-turn-helix transcriptional regulator, yielding MGVDGEADTEFLTLERELSLLFRRARAGQRELARAVHPRLEPAAYGLLVRLIEGGPQRATDLAAYMGVGKATISRQLGGMGELGLIDRTADPADRRASLLRVTPLGAERVAAVAAARRGVYVRRLADWDRRDVGELARLLGRLNGVLTDPD
- a CDS encoding DUF742 domain-containing protein encodes the protein MSTAKLPRRGGDRKPGRVRPYSLTGGRTRFGHVLLVETFVAALEAPEERKELPNGTFGLARIMPETQAIVALCRRMRTVAEIAALLKMPLGVVRVLLSDLADQGKIRVYGNGHGPGQPDRALLERVLNGLRRL
- a CDS encoding styrene monooxygenase/indole monooxygenase family protein, translated to MRRILIVGAGQSGLQLALGLQANGYEVTLMSNRTADEIRTGRVMSTQCMFHTALQHERDIQANFWESQAPKIKGLGVSVAAPDSSRAVDWVGMLDGHAQSVDQRVKMAGWMETFAERGGQVVIHGAAVSDLDYFARAYDLVMVSAGKGELVSMFERDAERSPFSTPQRALSVAYVHGMGPRPEHPEFDAVRCNLVPGVGELFVMPTYTLSGRADILFWEGIPGGPLDAFQGVKDPSEHLALTLELLEKFLPWEYARSTQVELTDAGGTLAGRYAPTVRKPVGRLPSGGLVLGVADVVVANDPVTGQGSNSASKCAASYLSSILERGDRPFDEEWMQATFDGYWETARHVVKWTNAMLGTAPEHVLKLIGSGMRYQQVADRFANGFDNPADFENFFFDPEKTEAYLAEVAQADAA
- a CDS encoding roadblock/LC7 domain-containing protein codes for the protein MTASSPTSATSRQNGLSSEARNLHWLLTNLVEEVPGLNSVAVVSSDGLMLLSSDPGRNEPEQRETPQGPKGSSADLATIVSGVGSLTIGASKLMDAGDVKQTMVAMEEGSLFVMSISDGSLLGVHATPDCDMNVVAYHMALFVGRAGHVLTPELRSELRQSMESAK